Proteins from a genomic interval of Qipengyuania sp. JC766:
- a CDS encoding NADP-dependent malic enzyme, which yields MADEPQRGFTTREALYYHEAIRPGKIEIVASKPMATQRDLSLAYSPGVAAPVEAIAEDPANAARYTGRSNLVAVISNGTAILGLGNLGALASKPVMEGKAVLFKRFADVDSIDLELDTEDPEAFINAVALMEPSFGGINLEDIAAPECFIIEQALRDRMNIPVMHDDQHGTAIISAAGLINACKLTGRELKDCKMVVNGAGASALACTALIKSVGVPHENVIVCDRSGPIYPGREDVDQWKSAHAVETDARTLEEALDGADIFLGLSAAGALKPEWVAKMKPQPIIFAMANPTPEIWPDDAKAVRPDAIIATGRSDYPNQVNNVLGFPFIFRGALDVQATSINEEMKVAAAHAIAELARERVPEEVAVAYGKRHKFGRDYIIPAPFDPRLIEVVSSAVAKAAMDSGVAKAPIEDFDQYRLSLKARLNPTTSVLTGVYEQAKANPKRMVFAEAEEDVVLRAAIQYRDFGYGKPILVGRTKAVADKLHQLGVSDPGSFEIQNSNDSDLVPQMNEFLYKRLQRKGYTERDVSRMVNQERNVFAALLVALGHGDAMITGLTRPFAQTAREVNRVLEPKPDAVPFGIHMMIGKNHTTFLADTTINERPTSAELAHIARETAAVARRMGHEPRVAFLSYSTFGNPSGKWLENIRDAVAILDEQETNFEYEGEMAPDAALNTKVMELYPFSRLSGPANVLIMPGLQSANLSAKLLRELGGDATIGPMLIGMEKPVQIAPMTANAPDVLTLAVLASAGMVG from the coding sequence ATGGCCGACGAACCCCAACGCGGTTTCACCACGCGCGAGGCGCTCTATTACCACGAGGCGATCCGGCCCGGTAAGATCGAGATCGTGGCCAGCAAGCCGATGGCGACCCAGCGCGACCTCAGCCTCGCCTATTCGCCCGGCGTCGCCGCGCCGGTGGAAGCGATCGCGGAAGATCCCGCCAATGCCGCGCGCTATACCGGACGCTCCAACCTGGTGGCGGTGATTTCCAACGGGACCGCGATCCTGGGGCTCGGCAATCTGGGTGCGCTCGCGTCCAAGCCGGTGATGGAAGGCAAGGCGGTGCTGTTCAAGCGGTTCGCCGACGTGGACTCGATCGATCTCGAACTCGATACGGAAGATCCGGAAGCCTTTATCAACGCCGTCGCGCTGATGGAGCCGAGCTTCGGCGGCATCAACCTAGAAGACATCGCAGCACCCGAATGTTTCATCATCGAGCAGGCCCTGCGCGACCGGATGAACATCCCTGTCATGCATGACGACCAGCACGGAACCGCGATCATTTCCGCTGCCGGCCTGATCAATGCCTGCAAGCTGACCGGGCGCGAGCTCAAGGATTGCAAGATGGTGGTGAACGGCGCGGGCGCGTCCGCGCTGGCCTGTACCGCCCTCATCAAGTCGGTCGGCGTGCCGCACGAGAACGTCATCGTGTGCGACCGTTCCGGCCCGATCTATCCCGGGCGCGAGGACGTGGACCAGTGGAAGAGCGCGCATGCGGTGGAAACCGACGCGCGCACGCTGGAAGAGGCGCTGGACGGCGCCGACATCTTCCTCGGCCTGTCCGCGGCCGGCGCGCTGAAGCCCGAATGGGTCGCCAAGATGAAGCCGCAGCCGATCATCTTCGCCATGGCCAACCCGACTCCGGAAATCTGGCCGGACGATGCCAAGGCCGTGCGCCCCGACGCGATCATCGCCACCGGGCGCAGCGACTATCCCAACCAGGTCAACAACGTGCTGGGCTTCCCCTTCATCTTCCGCGGCGCGCTCGACGTCCAGGCGACGAGCATCAACGAGGAAATGAAGGTCGCGGCGGCCCACGCGATCGCGGAACTCGCGCGCGAACGCGTGCCCGAGGAAGTGGCCGTCGCCTACGGCAAGCGGCACAAGTTCGGCCGCGACTACATCATCCCCGCGCCGTTCGATCCGCGCCTGATCGAGGTGGTTTCTTCCGCCGTGGCGAAGGCGGCGATGGATTCGGGCGTCGCCAAGGCCCCGATCGAGGATTTCGACCAGTACCGCCTGTCGCTGAAGGCGCGCCTCAACCCGACCACTTCGGTGCTGACCGGCGTGTACGAACAGGCCAAGGCCAACCCCAAGCGCATGGTATTCGCCGAGGCGGAAGAGGACGTGGTCCTGCGCGCGGCGATCCAGTATCGCGATTTCGGGTACGGCAAGCCGATCCTGGTCGGCCGTACCAAGGCCGTTGCGGACAAGCTGCACCAGCTCGGCGTGTCGGATCCGGGCAGCTTCGAGATCCAGAATTCCAACGATTCCGATCTCGTTCCACAGATGAACGAGTTCCTCTACAAGCGGCTGCAACGCAAGGGATACACCGAGCGTGACGTGTCGCGCATGGTGAATCAGGAACGCAACGTCTTCGCCGCCCTGCTGGTGGCGCTTGGCCATGGCGATGCGATGATCACGGGCCTGACGCGCCCCTTCGCGCAGACCGCGCGCGAGGTGAACCGGGTGCTCGAGCCGAAGCCCGATGCGGTGCCCTTCGGCATCCACATGATGATCGGCAAGAACCACACCACGTTCCTTGCCGACACGACGATCAACGAGCGGCCGACTTCTGCCGAACTCGCTCATATCGCGCGCGAAACCGCCGCCGTGGCGCGGCGCATGGGCCACGAACCGCGCGTGGCGTTCCTGTCCTATTCGACCTTCGGCAATCCGTCGGGCAAGTGGCTGGAAAACATCCGCGACGCGGTCGCCATCCTGGACGAGCAGGAGACCAATTTCGAATACGAGGGCGAGATGGCGCCCGATGCCGCGCTCAACACCAAGGTGATGGAGTTGTATCCCTTCAGCCGCCTGTCGGGGCCTGCCAATGTCCTGATCATGCCGGGCCTGCAATCGGCCAACCTGTCGGCCAAGCTGCTGCGCGAACTGGGCGGGGACGCCACGATCGGTCCGATGCTGATCGGCATGGAAAAGCCGGTGCAGATCGCCCCGATGACGGCCAATGCGCCCGATGTGCTGACCCTCGCGGTGCTCGCGAGCGCGGGGATGGTCGGCTAG
- a CDS encoding outer membrane beta-barrel protein encodes MKKLTIAAAVGGAAFATPAMAQSAPGGLHVGVIGGYEGIDVEASDGSETADADSAVYGITAGYDLSLGGGFVGVEGEYSASSGSTEFPSSFAGAREGLETDGQYYIGARVGFAVTPGIAIYGKAGYTALDTSAFTEAGSLDDLEENTDGFRFGGGLQVALPGPLEGRLEYRRSEYNDLGIDGFGDAKTDQVVAGVGLRF; translated from the coding sequence ATGAAAAAACTGACGATCGCAGCCGCCGTGGGAGGCGCGGCATTTGCCACCCCGGCCATGGCCCAGTCCGCGCCGGGCGGCCTCCATGTGGGCGTCATTGGCGGGTACGAGGGCATCGACGTGGAAGCGAGCGACGGATCGGAAACGGCCGATGCCGATTCCGCGGTTTACGGCATCACGGCCGGCTACGACCTGTCGCTCGGCGGCGGGTTCGTCGGCGTGGAAGGCGAGTATTCCGCCAGTTCCGGCTCGACCGAGTTCCCGTCCAGCTTCGCAGGCGCCCGCGAAGGGCTCGAGACGGACGGCCAGTACTATATCGGTGCGCGCGTTGGCTTCGCGGTGACGCCCGGAATCGCGATCTACGGCAAGGCCGGATACACCGCGCTCGACACCAGCGCCTTTACCGAAGCCGGCTCGCTCGACGATCTGGAAGAGAATACCGACGGCTTCCGCTTCGGCGGCGGGCTCCAGGTCGCGCTTCCGGGCCCGCTCGAAGGGCGGCTGGAATATCGGCGCTCGGAATATAACGATCTTGGCATCGACGGTTTCGGCGATGCGAAGACGGACCAGGTGGTCGCCGGCGTCGGCCTGCGCTTCTGA
- a CDS encoding SLC13 family permease yields MQAFLTDHSALIGLGLLAAIFILFALERRPPVVIAIAGGVAMLALGYLSPDDLMGVFSNSAPITIAAMFILSGALLRTGALEEISGWVIRRTSQNPKLATAELAGGTLAASAFMNNTPVVIVMIPIVKRLAQVLGTASTRLLIPLSYLSILGGTLTLIGTSTNLLVDGVAQEQGLEAFGIFEITGVGIVAAGAGLVTLVLLGPLLLPNRGARALDEGRESDLYLSHLVLKADSRLVGQKLSEIALMRRPGLRVVALERGARLLRRDLATMRLEPGDELVVAASPEELASLAEARDFMTGLTGIGGGVATAAGERPRDLRIVEAVVSSSHPIIGRRLADIPMLSRYQVRVLGLSRPRHLAGPSLAEVRVRAGDRLLVAAGTDAALALQANMQLADVTESHVKSFRRHRAPIAIATLAAVVLGAALLGAPIEALAIGGVALVLLTRCVEPDEAWSSLDGNTLVLIFGMLAVGRGLDNAGTIDLIVRWLEPLMDASSPLLLIVLVYAVCSILTETVTNNAVAVIMTPIAIGLAGSAGIDPRALVVAVMFGASASFATPIGYQTNTLVYGAANYRFMDFVKIGLPMNLAVGVAVCLAIQAFF; encoded by the coding sequence TTGCAAGCATTCCTGACTGACCACTCCGCCTTGATCGGCCTTGGCCTTCTGGCCGCGATCTTCATCCTCTTCGCGCTGGAGCGCAGGCCGCCGGTGGTGATCGCCATTGCCGGCGGGGTGGCGATGCTGGCGCTGGGCTATCTCAGCCCGGACGATCTCATGGGGGTCTTCTCCAACTCCGCGCCGATCACCATCGCGGCGATGTTCATCCTGTCGGGCGCTTTGCTGCGCACCGGCGCTCTGGAGGAGATTTCGGGCTGGGTCATCCGCCGCACGTCGCAGAACCCGAAGCTGGCGACGGCGGAACTGGCGGGCGGCACGCTGGCGGCCTCCGCCTTTATGAACAATACGCCGGTTGTGATCGTGATGATCCCGATCGTGAAACGGCTGGCGCAAGTGCTGGGCACGGCGTCCACCCGGTTGCTGATCCCGCTGTCCTATCTTTCGATCCTTGGCGGGACGCTGACCCTGATCGGCACGTCCACCAACCTGCTGGTCGACGGCGTGGCGCAGGAACAAGGGCTGGAGGCCTTCGGCATCTTCGAGATTACCGGCGTCGGCATCGTGGCGGCGGGCGCGGGCCTCGTCACGCTGGTGCTGCTCGGCCCACTCCTTTTGCCGAACCGCGGGGCGCGGGCGCTGGACGAAGGGCGCGAGAGCGACCTCTATCTCTCGCACCTGGTGCTGAAGGCAGACAGCAGGCTGGTCGGGCAGAAGCTGAGCGAGATCGCCCTGATGCGCCGGCCGGGCCTGCGCGTGGTGGCACTGGAACGCGGGGCGCGGCTGCTGCGCCGCGACCTTGCGACCATGCGGCTTGAGCCGGGGGACGAGCTGGTCGTCGCGGCCAGCCCGGAAGAGCTCGCCTCGCTCGCCGAGGCGCGCGATTTCATGACCGGGCTGACCGGGATCGGCGGCGGCGTGGCGACCGCGGCGGGCGAGCGTCCGCGCGACCTGCGCATCGTGGAAGCCGTGGTCAGCAGCTCGCACCCGATCATCGGGCGGCGGCTGGCCGATATCCCGATGCTCTCGCGCTATCAGGTGCGCGTCCTCGGCCTGTCGCGTCCGCGCCATCTTGCCGGGCCCAGTCTTGCCGAAGTGCGGGTGCGCGCCGGGGACCGCCTGCTCGTGGCGGCGGGGACCGATGCGGCGCTGGCGCTGCAGGCGAACATGCAGCTGGCCGACGTCACCGAATCGCATGTGAAGTCCTTCCGCCGCCACCGCGCGCCGATCGCCATCGCCACGCTCGCCGCCGTGGTCCTGGGCGCGGCCCTGCTCGGCGCGCCGATCGAGGCACTGGCCATCGGGGGCGTCGCGCTGGTCCTGCTGACGCGCTGCGTGGAGCCGGACGAAGCCTGGTCGAGTCTCGACGGGAACACGCTGGTCCTGATCTTCGGGATGCTGGCCGTGGGTCGCGGGCTGGACAATGCCGGCACGATCGACCTGATCGTGCGCTGGCTGGAGCCGCTGATGGACGCCAGTTCGCCGCTGCTGCTGATAGTCCTCGTCTACGCGGTCTGCAGCATCCTGACGGAAACGGTCACCAACAACGCGGTGGCGGTGATCATGACGCCCATCGCCATCGGCCTCGCAGGCTCCGCCGGGATCGATCCGCGCGCGCTGGTGGTCGCGGTGATGTTCGGCGCGAGCGCCAGCTTCGCCACCCCGATCGGCTACCAGACGAACACGCTCGTGTACGGCGCGGCAAACTACCGCTTCATGGACTTCGTGAAGATCGGCCTGCCTATGAACCTCGCCGTCGGCGTAGCGGTGTGCCTGGCGATCCAGGCGTTCTTCTGA
- a CDS encoding tRNA (guanine(46)-N(7))-methyltransferase TrmB, with product MTAFKEGDPTTLNRLYGRSVGKPLRAQQQGLVDNLLPQIAVPEDGPVTAERLFGHDRPLHFEIGFGGGEHMAYRADLLPDHGFIGAEPYLNGVAQALTQIEEERLANIRIQHGDALGVLDRVPDGALTMLYLLHPDPWPKNKHAKRRMMNDGPVEMFARKLKPGGEFRFGTDHPVYLRHALMVMRRFSDVFEWQVESRRSWEDRPSGWCETRYEHKARTKFGHEVWYFRYRRI from the coding sequence ATGACGGCATTCAAGGAAGGCGACCCGACGACCCTCAACCGGCTGTACGGGCGCAGCGTGGGCAAGCCGCTGCGCGCACAGCAGCAGGGGCTGGTGGACAATCTGCTGCCGCAGATCGCCGTGCCGGAAGACGGCCCGGTGACCGCCGAGCGCCTGTTCGGACATGACCGCCCGCTCCATTTCGAGATCGGCTTCGGCGGCGGGGAGCACATGGCGTACCGCGCGGACCTGCTGCCCGATCACGGCTTCATCGGCGCGGAACCCTATCTGAACGGCGTGGCGCAGGCGCTGACCCAGATCGAGGAGGAACGCCTCGCCAATATCCGCATCCAGCACGGCGACGCGCTGGGCGTGCTGGACCGGGTGCCGGACGGCGCGCTGACGATGCTGTACCTGCTGCATCCCGATCCCTGGCCCAAGAACAAGCATGCCAAGCGGCGCATGATGAATGACGGGCCGGTCGAAATGTTCGCCCGCAAGCTGAAGCCGGGCGGCGAGTTCCGCTTCGGGACCGACCATCCGGTCTATCTGCGCCATGCGCTGATGGTGATGCGGCGCTTCAGCGACGTGTTCGAATGGCAGGTGGAAAGCCGCCGCAGCTGGGAAGACCGCCCCTCCGGCTGGTGCGAGACGCGCTACGAACACAAGGCCCGCACCAAGTTCGGGCACGAGGTCTGGTATTTTCGCTATCGCCGAATCTGA
- a CDS encoding siderophore-interacting protein translates to MAQQAYSRPAPRIGTVISTGPVTPNMYRVTLGGSGLADFPPEQDGGYVKLKVPSGNGDVVRTYTVRRQRKGEIDIDFALHDNGTPDAGPATRWALEARAGDEVPVGGPGAAKPLPTGFDFYLVAGDMAALPAISANLERLDASAKGIAILEVQDETDIQPLIAPAGMELRWIVNPHPGRDPERLENAVREVRWPDGRVYGWVACEFSAMRLLRQYLRTERGLAPDTLYISSYWKAGLDEAAHKVAKREDAEAA, encoded by the coding sequence ATGGCCCAGCAGGCATACTCCCGCCCCGCCCCGCGCATCGGCACGGTAATCTCGACCGGTCCGGTGACCCCGAACATGTACCGCGTCACGCTCGGCGGGTCCGGGCTGGCGGATTTCCCGCCGGAACAGGACGGCGGATACGTCAAGCTGAAGGTGCCTTCTGGCAATGGCGACGTTGTGCGAACCTATACCGTGCGTCGCCAGCGCAAAGGCGAGATCGACATCGACTTCGCGCTCCACGACAACGGGACGCCCGATGCTGGCCCCGCCACGCGCTGGGCGCTGGAAGCGCGCGCAGGGGACGAGGTACCGGTGGGCGGTCCCGGCGCGGCCAAGCCGCTCCCCACTGGGTTCGATTTCTACCTCGTCGCGGGCGACATGGCGGCCCTGCCGGCGATTTCCGCCAATCTGGAACGACTGGACGCCTCGGCCAAGGGCATCGCCATCCTCGAAGTGCAGGACGAGACCGATATCCAGCCGCTGATCGCACCTGCCGGCATGGAACTGCGCTGGATCGTGAACCCGCACCCGGGGCGCGATCCCGAGCGGCTCGAAAACGCCGTTCGCGAAGTGCGCTGGCCCGACGGCCGCGTCTACGGCTGGGTCGCATGTGAGTTTTCCGCCATGCGGCTTTTGCGCCAGTACCTGCGCACGGAGCGGGGACTTGCGCCCGATACGCTCTACATCTCGAGCTACTGGAAGGCCGGGCTGGACGAAGCCGCGCACAAGGTCGCCAAGCGCGAGGATGCCGAGGCCGCCTGA
- the ctrA gene encoding response regulator transcription factor CtrA: MRVLLIEDEPTTAKAIELMLTTEGFNVYSTDLGEEGLDLGKLYDYDIILLDLNLPDMHGYDVLKKLRVAKVQTPVLILSGISEMDSKIRSFGFGADDYVTKPFHREELVARIHAVVRRSKGHSQSVIRTGKLAVNLDAKTVEVDGARVHLTGKEYAMLELLSLRKGTTLTKEMFLNHLYGGMDEPELKIIDVFICKLRKKLSHACGGENYIETVWGRGYVLRDPDSQAEAA; this comes from the coding sequence ATGCGCGTACTGTTGATCGAAGACGAGCCGACAACGGCGAAAGCCATCGAGCTCATGCTCACAACGGAAGGGTTCAACGTCTACAGCACCGACCTGGGCGAGGAAGGCCTCGATCTGGGCAAGCTGTACGATTACGACATCATCCTGCTGGACCTGAACCTGCCCGACATGCACGGGTACGACGTCCTGAAGAAACTGCGCGTCGCCAAGGTGCAGACGCCGGTCCTGATACTGTCCGGCATTTCGGAAATGGATTCCAAGATCCGGTCCTTCGGCTTCGGCGCCGACGATTACGTGACCAAGCCGTTCCACCGGGAAGAGCTGGTCGCCCGCATCCATGCCGTCGTCCGCCGGTCCAAGGGCCACAGCCAGTCGGTCATCCGCACCGGCAAGCTGGCCGTAAACCTCGATGCAAAGACCGTCGAAGTCGACGGCGCGCGTGTCCACCTGACGGGCAAGGAATACGCGATGCTGGAGCTGCTCAGCCTGCGCAAGGGCACCACGCTGACCAAGGAAATGTTCCTCAACCACCTCTATGGCGGCATGGACGAGCCCGAACTCAAGATCATCGACGTCTTCATCTGCAAGCTGCGCAAGAAGCTCAGCCACGCTTGCGGCGGCGAAAACTACATCGAAACCGTGTGGGGCCGTGGTTACGTCCTGCGCGATCCGGACAGCCAGGCGGAAGCCGCCTGA
- the rpoN gene encoding RNA polymerase factor sigma-54: MALGPRLDLRQSQSLVMTPQMQQAIQLLTLSNLEIEAFVGEALENNPLLEAGEVSREAGDPGDIDLPSAEPEAGGADGEAALDIAKEALDPEPDTGEWGSALGTMSDADLPGIEERGTDGPTLVEHLESQLGTVARDDREAFVARYLIGLLDEAGYLTADIRHVAGDLQIPQAEAERALTLVQSLEPTGVGARDLSECLALQAREADRYDPCMARMIDNLDLLARGDFARLKRMCDVDDEDFADMLAELRGYDPKPGLRYGGASEPTVVPDILITSGTQGEWRIALNEATLPRIVVNRDYLVELEAGCSDKASQGWLNEKLADANWLLRALDQRQKTILKTASEIVKRQDGFFRRGVADLRPLTLREVAEAIEMHESTVSRVTSNKYLHCERGTFELKYFFTSGVAKADGEGASSHAVKARIKALTDAEDPKKILSDDKLVAILKDEGFDIARRTVAKYREAQGIGSSVERRRAKKLAGIR; the protein is encoded by the coding sequence ATGGCTCTGGGCCCGAGACTAGACCTCAGGCAGTCCCAGTCGCTGGTGATGACGCCGCAGATGCAGCAGGCGATCCAGCTGCTGACGCTGTCGAATCTCGAAATCGAGGCCTTTGTCGGTGAGGCGCTGGAGAACAATCCCCTGCTCGAGGCGGGCGAGGTCAGCCGCGAGGCCGGCGATCCGGGCGATATCGACCTGCCGTCCGCGGAACCGGAAGCGGGCGGCGCGGACGGCGAGGCTGCACTCGACATTGCGAAAGAAGCGCTCGATCCGGAGCCGGACACCGGCGAATGGGGCAGCGCGCTCGGCACCATGTCCGATGCCGACCTGCCCGGCATCGAGGAACGCGGCACGGACGGCCCGACGCTGGTCGAGCATCTGGAAAGCCAGCTGGGCACGGTGGCGCGCGACGATCGCGAAGCCTTCGTCGCGCGCTACCTGATCGGCCTGCTGGACGAGGCCGGATACCTCACGGCGGACATCCGGCATGTCGCGGGCGACCTGCAGATCCCGCAGGCCGAGGCGGAACGCGCGCTGACCCTGGTGCAGTCGCTGGAGCCGACGGGCGTCGGTGCGCGCGACCTTTCCGAATGCCTCGCCCTGCAGGCCCGCGAGGCGGACCGGTACGATCCCTGCATGGCGCGCATGATCGACAATCTCGACCTGCTGGCGCGCGGCGATTTCGCCCGGCTGAAACGCATGTGCGATGTCGACGACGAGGATTTCGCCGACATGCTGGCGGAGCTGCGCGGATACGATCCGAAGCCGGGCCTGCGTTACGGTGGCGCGTCCGAACCGACCGTGGTGCCCGACATCCTGATCACCTCGGGCACGCAGGGCGAATGGCGCATCGCGCTGAACGAGGCGACGCTGCCGCGCATCGTCGTCAACCGCGACTACCTCGTGGAACTGGAGGCGGGGTGCAGCGACAAGGCCTCGCAGGGCTGGCTGAACGAAAAGCTGGCCGATGCCAACTGGCTGCTGCGCGCACTGGACCAGCGGCAGAAGACGATCCTCAAAACCGCGAGCGAGATCGTGAAGCGCCAGGACGGCTTCTTCCGCCGCGGCGTGGCGGATCTGCGCCCCCTCACCTTGCGCGAAGTGGCCGAGGCGATCGAGATGCACGAGAGCACGGTGAGCCGCGTCACCAGCAACAAGTACCTGCATTGCGAGCGCGGCACGTTCGAGCTCAAGTATTTCTTCACCAGCGGCGTCGCCAAGGCGGACGGCGAAGGTGCGTCGTCCCATGCGGTCAAGGCGCGGATCAAGGCGCTGACCGATGCGGAAGACCCGAAGAAGATCCTGTCGGACGACAAGCTGGTCGCGATCCTGAAGGACGAGGGCTTCGACATTGCGCGCCGGACGGTCGCCAAATATCGCGAGGCGCAAGGCATCGGCAGCAGCGTGGAACGACGCCGCGCGAAGAAGCTGGCGGGCATCCGCTGA
- the lptB gene encoding LPS export ABC transporter ATP-binding protein has translation MSTLDDLQDAHPVANASPDLVDGGLQVVSIAKSYDKRAVLTDISLSVAKGEVLGLLGPNGAGKTTCFYSIMGLVKPDSGRILMDGEDVTKLPMYRRAILGLGYLPQETSIFRGLTVEKNIRTVLELVEPDRKTREAELERLLDEFGLTRLRNSPAMALSGGERRRCEIARALAAKPSIMLLDEPFAGIDPLSISDIRDLVADLKTRGIGVLITDHNVRETLEIVDRACIIYGGQVLFAGTPQELVADENVKRLYLGEGFTL, from the coding sequence ATGAGCACGCTCGATGACCTTCAGGATGCACACCCTGTCGCGAATGCCAGCCCCGACCTGGTCGATGGCGGCCTGCAGGTCGTCTCGATCGCCAAGAGCTACGACAAGCGCGCGGTCCTGACCGATATCTCGCTCAGCGTCGCCAAGGGTGAAGTGCTGGGCCTGCTCGGGCCGAACGGGGCCGGCAAGACGACCTGCTTTTATTCGATCATGGGGCTGGTGAAGCCGGACAGCGGCCGGATCCTGATGGATGGCGAGGACGTGACCAAGCTGCCCATGTATCGCCGCGCGATTCTGGGCCTCGGTTACCTGCCGCAGGAAACCAGCATTTTCCGCGGCCTGACGGTCGAAAAGAACATCCGCACCGTGCTGGAGCTGGTCGAGCCGGACCGCAAGACCCGCGAGGCCGAGCTCGAGCGGCTGCTCGACGAATTCGGCCTTACGCGGCTGCGCAATTCGCCCGCCATGGCGCTTTCGGGCGGCGAACGGCGGCGCTGCGAGATCGCCCGCGCGCTGGCGGCCAAGCCGTCGATCATGCTGCTGGACGAGCCTTTCGCCGGGATCGATCCGCTTTCGATCAGCGACATCCGCGACCTGGTGGCCGACCTCAAGACGCGCGGTATCGGCGTGCTCATCACCGACCACAACGTGCGCGAGACGCTGGAAATCGTGGACCGGGCCTGCATCATCTACGGCGGACAGGTGCTGTTCGCCGGAACGCCGCAGGAACTGGTGGCGGACGAGAACGTGAAGCGGCTCTATCTCGGCGAGGGTTTCACCCTGTGA
- a CDS encoding mechanosensitive ion channel family protein, translating to MHVRQRISIVKSVFSFLLLLSVWLATATGGQALGIPLPDTAEPTEAASQPAPSIEAERDPSQDERIAQRIRGFFGAIGKFSAVTVDVTEGVVTLSGTVPEQADIEEAARLAGNVQGVVTVENTLERDVSLGGGLGAIGSVEDRFADFVQMLPLLGAALLVALAIGTAGYLLAGFGSLWRRVTPNPFLAELVASAIRFGFIILGLVIALDMIGAGALLGAVLGGAGVIGIALGFAMRDTIENYVASLMLSLRQPFRANDHVLIDDLEGRVIRLTSRATILMTLDGNHLRIPNGQVFKAVILNYTRNPQRRFEFEMGIDADDNPDAARRLGRETMAGLPFVLADPGPEARTVAVGDSNIVIKFLGWIDQTEADFFKARSRALAAVKTALEGAGFGLPEPIYRLRFDPRTNPLPFENIGERATKEAPPTPSEPRLAPAPGDHAHEDVRPSDEIAQMVEAERATGGEEKDLLDRGRPVE from the coding sequence GTGCATGTCCGCCAGCGCATCAGCATCGTGAAGTCCGTTTTCTCTTTCCTGCTGTTGCTCTCCGTATGGCTGGCGACCGCGACGGGTGGTCAGGCACTGGGGATTCCGCTGCCCGACACTGCCGAACCGACCGAGGCCGCGTCGCAGCCCGCGCCGTCGATCGAAGCGGAGCGCGATCCCTCGCAGGACGAGCGGATCGCGCAGCGCATCCGGGGTTTCTTCGGGGCGATCGGCAAGTTCTCGGCCGTGACTGTCGATGTGACGGAAGGCGTGGTGACGCTGTCCGGCACCGTGCCGGAACAGGCGGATATAGAAGAGGCGGCCCGGCTGGCGGGCAATGTCCAGGGCGTCGTCACGGTTGAAAACACGCTGGAGCGCGACGTGTCGCTCGGCGGCGGGCTGGGTGCGATCGGAAGCGTGGAGGATCGCTTCGCCGACTTCGTGCAGATGCTGCCGCTTCTGGGCGCGGCGTTGCTGGTCGCCCTTGCCATCGGCACGGCCGGGTATCTGCTGGCAGGCTTCGGCTCGCTCTGGCGGCGCGTCACGCCGAACCCGTTCCTCGCTGAACTGGTCGCGAGCGCGATCCGCTTCGGTTTCATCATCCTCGGTCTGGTGATCGCGCTGGACATGATCGGCGCGGGCGCGCTGCTTGGGGCCGTTCTCGGCGGGGCGGGGGTCATCGGCATCGCGCTCGGCTTCGCGATGCGCGACACGATCGAGAACTATGTCGCATCGCTCATGCTGAGCCTGCGACAGCCGTTCCGGGCCAACGACCATGTCCTGATCGACGATCTGGAAGGCCGGGTCATCCGCCTGACCAGCAGGGCGACCATCCTCATGACGCTCGACGGCAACCATTTGCGCATCCCGAACGGCCAGGTCTTCAAGGCCGTCATCCTGAACTACACGCGCAATCCGCAGCGGCGTTTCGAATTCGAAATGGGCATCGATGCCGACGACAATCCCGATGCCGCGCGCCGCCTCGGGCGCGAGACGATGGCGGGCCTGCCGTTCGTCCTGGCCGACCCCGGCCCGGAGGCGCGGACCGTGGCGGTCGGCGATTCGAATATCGTGATCAAGTTCCTCGGCTGGATCGACCAGACAGAGGCGGACTTCTTCAAGGCACGCAGCCGTGCGCTTGCCGCGGTGAAGACGGCCTTGGAAGGTGCCGGCTTCGGGCTTCCCGAGCCGATCTACCGGCTGCGCTTCGATCCGCGGACCAATCCGCTCCCCTTCGAAAATATCGGGGAACGTGCCACCAAAGAGGCGCCGCCCACGCCATCCGAACCGCGCCTGGCACCCGCCCCGGGCGACCATGCGCACGAGGACGTTCGGCCGAGCGACGAGATCGCGCAGATGGTGGAGGCGGAACGGGCGACCGGTGGCGAGGAGAAGGACCTGCTCGATCGAGGCAGGCCGGTCGAATGA